The Ischnura elegans chromosome 1, ioIscEleg1.1, whole genome shotgun sequence genome contains a region encoding:
- the LOC124171967 gene encoding uncharacterized protein LOC124171967 isoform X1, which translates to MRNRIRKSHIGSFTDGEMRAAVHLVLHENYSIRKAAKECNVNYVTLSRYVSKQKKASDEGTGEHVRMTPKYQSRLIFTAEQEKCLADYLITCSKLCYGQSTRNTRELAYEMAVVNSIQVPKNWHDDSAAGLDWLRLFLKRNPNLSIRQPENCSLSRCTSFNAHTVKTFFDNLGAALRRSECFGDGSRIWNLDETGTSTVVNKSAKVIAEKGSKGVNNVTAGERGTLVTTCCFVSASGNTIPPAFVFPRVKFSDHMLINAPPGSLGLTSKSGWMTAEIFPEVIKHFIKHTKTSKEDPTLLIMDNHQSHISIQVIDLAKEYGIMIVTLPPHCSAKLQPLDVSCYAPFKTYYAAAVDSWNKSNPGKALSIYHIAGCVNFAHQKAMTPATIINGFKKTGIYPYNRHIFTEADFLSSSVTDQPSPETEECDLLSQELRATASTSSLNNGQGEDKRTFQSPAQFKGYPKAAPRKNSTRKREPGKSMIITDTPEKIRMMEKKNTAIGKKTSEATKSCRSLFNANVAIDNCEGPHQNSDTTSEGGLSNPLEGNEDILEGFGNKVGTVKVGDYVLIEFSSKKKFYYVGRIIKEARKHNGAEVTYLRKSSKVPNSFFFPHIEDIASVSMKDIKLVLPPPSYRKGTARMKRFISFKISFANLDVR; encoded by the exons ATGAGGAATAGAATAAGAAAGAGCCATATTGGATCCTTCACAGATGGTGAAATGCGCGCTGCAGTTCATCTTGTTctgcatgaaaactattcaatcaggaaagcagccaaagaatgtaatgtcaattatgtaacactcagtcg GTATGTGAGTAAGCAAAAAAAGGCTAGTGATGAAGGGACTGGTGAACATGTTCGCATGACACCAAAATATCAATCCAGATTGATTTTTACAGCTGAACAAGAAAAGTGCTTGGCTGACTATTTGATAACATGCTCAAAACTCTGTTATGGTCAGTCGACTCGTAACACTCGAGAGCTAGCTTATGAAATGGCAGTGGTGAACTCTATACAAGTGCCAAAAAACTGGCATGATGACTCTGCTGCAGGTTTAGACTGGCTACGATTGTTCTTGAAGCGAAATCCAAATTTAAGcattcggcagcctgaaaactgttctctttctcgttgcacatcatttaatgcacacacagtgaaaacattttttgacaatctTGGTGCAGCCTTAAGACGTTCAGAATGTTTTGGTGATGGTTCCAGAATATGGAATCTAGATGAAACTGGTACCTCAACAGTCGTAAATAAGTCTGCCAAGGTGATTGCAGAAAAGGGATCCAAAGGGGTAAATAATGTAACAGCAGGTGAAAGGGGAACTCTAGTTACTACATGCTGTTTTGTGAGTGCATCCGGAAACACCATACCCCCTGCATTTGTTTTCCCAAGGGTCAAGTTCAGTGATCATATGTTGATCAATGCCCCTCCTGGCTCTCTTGGACTGACATCGAAAAGTGGTTGGatgacagcagaaatatttcctgaagttattaagcacttcatcaaacatacaaaaacaagtaaagaagaCCCTACACTGCTAATAATGGATAATCACCAAAGCCATATTAGTATACAAGTAATAGATTTGGCAAAAGAGTATGGCATAATGATTGTGACTCTTCCACCTCATTGCAGTGCCAAATTACAGCCCTTGGATGTTTCCTGTTATGCTCCATTTAAGACCTATTATGCCGCAGCAGTTGATTCCTGGAACAAAAGCAATCCAGGTAAAGCTCTTTCCATCTACCATATTGCAGGATGCGTCAATTTTGCCCATCAAAAGGCTATGACTCCAGCTACtattattaatggattcaaaaaaactggaatatatccATATAATAGGCACATTTTCACCGAGGCAGATTTCTTGAGTAGTTCTGTAACAGACCAGCCTTCTCCTGAAACTGAAGAGTGTGACTTATTGAGCCAAGAATTAAGAGCAACTGCAAGTACTTCCAGTTTAAACAATGGTCAAGGTGAAgataaaagaacttttcaaagtcCTGCTCAGTTCAAGGGCTATCCTAAAGCCGCTCCAAGGAAAAATTCAACCAGGAAAAGAGAACCAGGCAAAAGTATGATCATAACAGACACACCAGAAAAAATCCgtatgatggaaaagaaaaatacagctataggaaaaaaaacttctgaggcAACTAAATCATGCAGAAGTTTATTTAATGCCAATGTTGCCATTGATAACTGTGAGGGGCCCCATCAAAATTCAGACACCACGTCAGAGGGAGGACTTTCAAACCCCTTGGAaggtaatgaggatattttagaaggttttggaaataaagtaggtacagtaaaagttggtgattatgttttgattgagttttcatcgaagaaaaaattctactatgtaggtagaataattaaagaagcaagaaaacacaatggcgctgaagttacatatttacgaaaaagttccaaagtgccaaattcattttttttcccacatATTGAAGATATAGCATCTGTCAGCATGAAAgacattaaattagttttaccaCCTCCTTCTTATCGCAAAGGAACTGCAAGAATGAaaaggtttatttcatttaaaatttcatttgccaatttAGATGTTCGTTAA
- the LOC124171967 gene encoding uncharacterized protein LOC124171967 isoform X2, protein MTPKYQSRLIFTAEQEKCLADYLITCSKLCYGQSTRNTRELAYEMAVVNSIQVPKNWHDDSAAGLDWLRLFLKRNPNLSIRQPENCSLSRCTSFNAHTVKTFFDNLGAALRRSECFGDGSRIWNLDETGTSTVVNKSAKVIAEKGSKGVNNVTAGERGTLVTTCCFVSASGNTIPPAFVFPRVKFSDHMLINAPPGSLGLTSKSGWMTAEIFPEVIKHFIKHTKTSKEDPTLLIMDNHQSHISIQVIDLAKEYGIMIVTLPPHCSAKLQPLDVSCYAPFKTYYAAAVDSWNKSNPGKALSIYHIAGCVNFAHQKAMTPATIINGFKKTGIYPYNRHIFTEADFLSSSVTDQPSPETEECDLLSQELRATASTSSLNNGQGEDKRTFQSPAQFKGYPKAAPRKNSTRKREPGKSMIITDTPEKIRMMEKKNTAIGKKTSEATKSCRSLFNANVAIDNCEGPHQNSDTTSEGGLSNPLEGNEDILEGFGNKVGTVKVGDYVLIEFSSKKKFYYVGRIIKEARKHNGAEVTYLRKSSKVPNSFFFPHIEDIASVSMKDIKLVLPPPSYRKGTARMKRFISFKISFANLDVR, encoded by the coding sequence ATGACACCAAAATATCAATCCAGATTGATTTTTACAGCTGAACAAGAAAAGTGCTTGGCTGACTATTTGATAACATGCTCAAAACTCTGTTATGGTCAGTCGACTCGTAACACTCGAGAGCTAGCTTATGAAATGGCAGTGGTGAACTCTATACAAGTGCCAAAAAACTGGCATGATGACTCTGCTGCAGGTTTAGACTGGCTACGATTGTTCTTGAAGCGAAATCCAAATTTAAGcattcggcagcctgaaaactgttctctttctcgttgcacatcatttaatgcacacacagtgaaaacattttttgacaatctTGGTGCAGCCTTAAGACGTTCAGAATGTTTTGGTGATGGTTCCAGAATATGGAATCTAGATGAAACTGGTACCTCAACAGTCGTAAATAAGTCTGCCAAGGTGATTGCAGAAAAGGGATCCAAAGGGGTAAATAATGTAACAGCAGGTGAAAGGGGAACTCTAGTTACTACATGCTGTTTTGTGAGTGCATCCGGAAACACCATACCCCCTGCATTTGTTTTCCCAAGGGTCAAGTTCAGTGATCATATGTTGATCAATGCCCCTCCTGGCTCTCTTGGACTGACATCGAAAAGTGGTTGGatgacagcagaaatatttcctgaagttattaagcacttcatcaaacatacaaaaacaagtaaagaagaCCCTACACTGCTAATAATGGATAATCACCAAAGCCATATTAGTATACAAGTAATAGATTTGGCAAAAGAGTATGGCATAATGATTGTGACTCTTCCACCTCATTGCAGTGCCAAATTACAGCCCTTGGATGTTTCCTGTTATGCTCCATTTAAGACCTATTATGCCGCAGCAGTTGATTCCTGGAACAAAAGCAATCCAGGTAAAGCTCTTTCCATCTACCATATTGCAGGATGCGTCAATTTTGCCCATCAAAAGGCTATGACTCCAGCTACtattattaatggattcaaaaaaactggaatatatccATATAATAGGCACATTTTCACCGAGGCAGATTTCTTGAGTAGTTCTGTAACAGACCAGCCTTCTCCTGAAACTGAAGAGTGTGACTTATTGAGCCAAGAATTAAGAGCAACTGCAAGTACTTCCAGTTTAAACAATGGTCAAGGTGAAgataaaagaacttttcaaagtcCTGCTCAGTTCAAGGGCTATCCTAAAGCCGCTCCAAGGAAAAATTCAACCAGGAAAAGAGAACCAGGCAAAAGTATGATCATAACAGACACACCAGAAAAAATCCgtatgatggaaaagaaaaatacagctataggaaaaaaaacttctgaggcAACTAAATCATGCAGAAGTTTATTTAATGCCAATGTTGCCATTGATAACTGTGAGGGGCCCCATCAAAATTCAGACACCACGTCAGAGGGAGGACTTTCAAACCCCTTGGAaggtaatgaggatattttagaaggttttggaaataaagtaggtacagtaaaagttggtgattatgttttgattgagttttcatcgaagaaaaaattctactatgtaggtagaataattaaagaagcaagaaaacacaatggcgctgaagttacatatttacgaaaaagttccaaagtgccaaattcattttttttcccacatATTGAAGATATAGCATCTGTCAGCATGAAAgacattaaattagttttaccaCCTCCTTCTTATCGCAAAGGAACTGCAAGAATGAaaaggtttatttcatttaaaatttcatttgccaatttAGATGTTCGTTAA
- the LOC124172008 gene encoding CDP-diacylglycerol--glycerol-3-phosphate 3-phosphatidyltransferase, mitochondrial isoform X1, giving the protein MRRLRLAASYLIYLKMYFRGIFSQERSGISSRNFMSQIVNQRDSQKTDTFEWLDSLAMKFGLNGNKVTIIHEPSDFYQTLLDKCRSSRRRITLASLYLGTGSLERKLVEAIGDRLSESTKEEQPLKVKVLLDCNRGSRGKENSRTLLSPLVKLYPGYCQVALYRTPILNGVLGNIIPQRWNEVFGLQHMKIYLFDDSLIISGANLSNDYFTNRQDRYMLVEDCPQLADFYDGLVSCVSNFSYALKASESSANKDFAEVSHSMSPGKELLQFYRNYKVGRGQELAKEECDTSLDTWIYPLIEAGQLGVHQDSKVTEMLLKSVPHGSTFHLTTGYFNLTSKYSDAILQQSVANYHVLMAHPTANGFLNAKGIAGSIPAAYTLIARTFFHKVLESCGNNGRIGLWEYCRDGWTFHAKGLWFTPGTSSLLPSLTLIGSPNFGYRSVERDLETQIALITHNSGLQKRLAEERDRLYARAPEKVSEATFSLPGRYVPFWVRCFVWFFRSYF; this is encoded by the exons atgagaag ATTACGTTTGGCGGCCTCTTACTTAATTTacttgaaaatgtatttccgcGGAATATTCTCGCAGGAGAGAAGTGGGATTTCCTCGAGAAATTTTATGAGTCAAATTGTGAATCAAAGAGATAGTCAGAAAACAGACACCTTTGAATGGTTGGATTCTTTAGCGATGAAGTTTGGCCTGAATGGCAACAAA GTGACCATAATCCACGAGCCCAGTGATTTTTATCAAACTCTGCTAGATAAATGTCGATCATCTCGTCGGCGAATTACTCTAGCTTCATTGTATTTAGGAACTGGAAGCCTTGAGCGGAAACTA GTCGAGGCTATCGGTGATAGACTCTCAGAGTCAACAAAGGAAGAGCAGCCCCTGAAAGTGAAGGTGCTCCTTGATTGTAATCGGGGCTCTCGAGGAAAGGAGAATTCTCGCACACTGCTTAGTCCATTGGTAAAATTATATCCAGGATATTGCCAG GTTGCCCTGTACAGGACCCCAATATTAAATGGAGTGTTAGGAAACATTATTCCTCAGAGATGGAATGAGGTGTTTGGACTCCAGCATATGAAAATTTATCTTTTCGACGATTCACTCATCATTAGTGG tGCCAATTTGAGCAATGATTACTTCACAAACCGCCAAGATCGTTACATGCTGGTCGAAGATTGCCCACAGTTAGCAGATTTCTATGATGGATTGGTGTCTTGTGTTTCAAACTTCTCTTATGCCTTGAAAGCCTCGGAATCATCTGCTAACAAAGATTTCGCTGAAGTTTCACATTCTATGTCACCTGGTAAAGAG CTATTGCAGTTTTATAGAAATTACAAAGTGGGAAGAGGACAGGAACTAGCCAAGGAAGAGTGTGATACTAGTCTGGATACATGGATTTATCCATTGATAGAAGCTGGGCAACTGGGAGTTCATCAGGATAGTAAAGTCACTGAAATGCTCCTCAAGTCAGTTCCACATGGTTCAACTTTCCACTTAACTACTGGTTATTTCAACTTAACTAGCAAGTACAGTGATGCAATTCTACAGCAGTCCGTTGCAAATTATCATGTCCTCATGGCTCACCCGACT gCAAATGGTTTTCTAAATGCCAAAGGCATTGCAGGGTCAATACCTGCCGCTTACACTCTGATTGCACGAACATTCTTCCATAAAGTCCTTGAGTCGTGTGGCAATAATGGCCGTATTGGTCTTTGGGAATATTGTCGTGATGGATGGACATTCCATGCAAAAGGATTGTGGTTTACACCTGGAACTTCTTCCTTGCTTCCATCATTAACTCTTATTGGATCTCCCAATTTTG GCTATAGATCTGTTGAGAGGGACTTAGAAACTCAGATTGCTTTGATAACTCACAATAGTGGTCTTCAAAAAAGGCTAGCAGAAGAAAGGGACAGGCTGTACGCTAGAGCTCCAGAAAAAGTGTCTGAAGCAACTTTTTCACTCCCAGGACGATATGTACCATTTTGGGTTCGATGCTTTGTTTGGTTTTTTCGCTCCTACTTCTGA
- the LOC124172008 gene encoding CDP-diacylglycerol--glycerol-3-phosphate 3-phosphatidyltransferase, mitochondrial isoform X2 — MYLLRLAASYLIYLKMYFRGIFSQERSGISSRNFMSQIVNQRDSQKTDTFEWLDSLAMKFGLNGNKVTIIHEPSDFYQTLLDKCRSSRRRITLASLYLGTGSLERKLVEAIGDRLSESTKEEQPLKVKVLLDCNRGSRGKENSRTLLSPLVKLYPGYCQVALYRTPILNGVLGNIIPQRWNEVFGLQHMKIYLFDDSLIISGANLSNDYFTNRQDRYMLVEDCPQLADFYDGLVSCVSNFSYALKASESSANKDFAEVSHSMSPGKELLQFYRNYKVGRGQELAKEECDTSLDTWIYPLIEAGQLGVHQDSKVTEMLLKSVPHGSTFHLTTGYFNLTSKYSDAILQQSVANYHVLMAHPTANGFLNAKGIAGSIPAAYTLIARTFFHKVLESCGNNGRIGLWEYCRDGWTFHAKGLWFTPGTSSLLPSLTLIGSPNFGYRSVERDLETQIALITHNSGLQKRLAEERDRLYARAPEKVSEATFSLPGRYVPFWVRCFVWFFRSYF, encoded by the exons ATGTATTT ATTACGTTTGGCGGCCTCTTACTTAATTTacttgaaaatgtatttccgcGGAATATTCTCGCAGGAGAGAAGTGGGATTTCCTCGAGAAATTTTATGAGTCAAATTGTGAATCAAAGAGATAGTCAGAAAACAGACACCTTTGAATGGTTGGATTCTTTAGCGATGAAGTTTGGCCTGAATGGCAACAAA GTGACCATAATCCACGAGCCCAGTGATTTTTATCAAACTCTGCTAGATAAATGTCGATCATCTCGTCGGCGAATTACTCTAGCTTCATTGTATTTAGGAACTGGAAGCCTTGAGCGGAAACTA GTCGAGGCTATCGGTGATAGACTCTCAGAGTCAACAAAGGAAGAGCAGCCCCTGAAAGTGAAGGTGCTCCTTGATTGTAATCGGGGCTCTCGAGGAAAGGAGAATTCTCGCACACTGCTTAGTCCATTGGTAAAATTATATCCAGGATATTGCCAG GTTGCCCTGTACAGGACCCCAATATTAAATGGAGTGTTAGGAAACATTATTCCTCAGAGATGGAATGAGGTGTTTGGACTCCAGCATATGAAAATTTATCTTTTCGACGATTCACTCATCATTAGTGG tGCCAATTTGAGCAATGATTACTTCACAAACCGCCAAGATCGTTACATGCTGGTCGAAGATTGCCCACAGTTAGCAGATTTCTATGATGGATTGGTGTCTTGTGTTTCAAACTTCTCTTATGCCTTGAAAGCCTCGGAATCATCTGCTAACAAAGATTTCGCTGAAGTTTCACATTCTATGTCACCTGGTAAAGAG CTATTGCAGTTTTATAGAAATTACAAAGTGGGAAGAGGACAGGAACTAGCCAAGGAAGAGTGTGATACTAGTCTGGATACATGGATTTATCCATTGATAGAAGCTGGGCAACTGGGAGTTCATCAGGATAGTAAAGTCACTGAAATGCTCCTCAAGTCAGTTCCACATGGTTCAACTTTCCACTTAACTACTGGTTATTTCAACTTAACTAGCAAGTACAGTGATGCAATTCTACAGCAGTCCGTTGCAAATTATCATGTCCTCATGGCTCACCCGACT gCAAATGGTTTTCTAAATGCCAAAGGCATTGCAGGGTCAATACCTGCCGCTTACACTCTGATTGCACGAACATTCTTCCATAAAGTCCTTGAGTCGTGTGGCAATAATGGCCGTATTGGTCTTTGGGAATATTGTCGTGATGGATGGACATTCCATGCAAAAGGATTGTGGTTTACACCTGGAACTTCTTCCTTGCTTCCATCATTAACTCTTATTGGATCTCCCAATTTTG GCTATAGATCTGTTGAGAGGGACTTAGAAACTCAGATTGCTTTGATAACTCACAATAGTGGTCTTCAAAAAAGGCTAGCAGAAGAAAGGGACAGGCTGTACGCTAGAGCTCCAGAAAAAGTGTCTGAAGCAACTTTTTCACTCCCAGGACGATATGTACCATTTTGGGTTCGATGCTTTGTTTGGTTTTTTCGCTCCTACTTCTGA